Part of the Thauera sedimentorum genome, CATTCACCGTGGACCAGAACTCGTCCCAGTCGATGGCACCGAAGTCGTAGTGACCACGTGCCTCGTTCCACTTCAGGTCCGGGTCGGGCAGGGTGATGCCCAGCACCTCGGCCTGCTTGACCGTGGCATCGACGAACTTCTGCCGCAGGTCGTCGTTGGAGATGCGCTTGATGCCCCAGCGCATCGAGGTCTCGGAGTGCTGGCTGTCCTTGTCGTGCGGGCCGAACATCATGATCGACGGCCACCACCAGCGATTGACCGCGTCCTGCACCATCTCGCGCTGCTCGGGCGTGCCCTGCATCATCTGCAGCAGCAGGTCGTAGCCCTGGCGCTGGTGGAAGGACTCTTCCTTGCAGATGCGCACCATGGCGCGCGAGTAGGGGCCGTAGCTGCACTTGCACAGCGGGATCTGGTTCATGATCGCCGCGCCGTCGACCAGCCAGCCGATCACGCCGATGTCCGCCCAGGTGAGCGTGGGGTAGTTGAAGATCGAGCTGTACTTGGCGCGGCCGTCGAGCAGGGCTTCGTAGAGCTCGTCGCGCGACACGCCCAGGGTCTCGGCCGCGGCATACAGGTAGAGGCCGTGACCGCCTTCGTCCTGCACCTTGGCGAGCAGGATGGCCTTGCGCTTGAGGCTGGGCGCGCGGGTGATCCAGTTGCCCTCGGGCAGCATGCCGACGATCTCCGAATGCGCGTGCTGGCTGATCTGGCGCACCAGGGTCTTGCGGTAGGCCTCGGGCATCCAGTCCTTGGCCTCGATGAAGCCGCCGGCGTCGATCCTGGCGTCGAACTCTGCCTGGTACTCGGCGTTCTCGACCACGCGCGGGCCTTTCGGCTCGCCCTTGGGCTGGGGAATGTCCAGAGCTTGTGTATACATATGTGTGCTCCTTATCTCTCTGTGTGGTGCCGGCCTTCTCTGTAGGAGCGGGCTTGCCCGCGATGCGGCCTTTGCAGAACCGCCGCCGCATCGCGGCCAAGGCCGCTCCTACACAGGTTCAAGCCTTCGGCCGGCGGTCGATGACCCGCTTGGCCTTGCCGATGGTGACCCGCTCGATGCTGAAGGGCTCGCCGACCTGGACCTTGGCGGACACGCCGATCAGGCTCTTGATGTGGTGGGTGAGCTCCTTGGCGAGCGCTTCCTTCTGCTCGGGGTGGCGGCCTACGCCGGCCTCCGGGTTGATCTCCACCTTCACGGTGAGGGTGTCCATGTGGCCCTGCTTGTCGACCTCCAGCAGATAGTGCGGGGCCAGCTTGGGGATCTTGCAGATCAGTTCCTCGATCTGCGTCGGAAACACGTTCACCCCGCGGATGATCAGCATGTCGTCCGAACGCCCGGTGATCTTGGCCATGCGCCGCATGCTGCGCGCGGTGGGCGGCAGCAGGCGGGTGAGGTCGCGGGTGCGGTAGCGGATCACCGGCATGGCTTCCTTGGTGAGCGAGGTGAACACCAGCTCGCCCTCCTCGCCGTCGGCCACCACTTCGCCGGTCTCGGGGTTGATGATCTCGGGGTAGAAGTGGTCTTCCCAGATGGTCGGGCCGTCCTTGGTCTCGACGCATTCGTTGGCCACCCCCGGGCCGATCACTTCCGACAGCCCGTAGATGTCCACCGCGTCCATGCCGGAGCGTTCTTCCATCGCCAGGCGCATCGCCGGGGTCCAGGGTTCGGCGCCGAAGATGCCGATCTTCAGCGAAGTGCTCTTGGGGTCGATGCCCATGCGCTCCATCTCGTCGAGGATGGTCAGCATGTAGGACGGGGTGACCATGATGATCTTGGGCTTGAAGTCCTGGATCACCTGGATCTGCTTCTCGGTCTGCCCGCCGGACATCGGCACCACGGTACAGCCCAGCTTCTCGGCGCCGTAGTGCGCGCCCAGACCGCCGGTGAACAGACCATAACCGTAGGACACATGCACCATGTCGCCCGGCCGGCCGCCGGAAGCGCGGATCGAGCGCGCCACCACGCTGGCCCAGGTGTCGATGTCCTTGAGCGTGTAGCCGACCACGGTGGGCTTGCCGGTGGTGCCGGACGAGGCATGCACCCGGGCGATCTTCTCCATCGGCACCGCGAACATGCCGAAGGGGTAGTTGTCGCGCAGGTCGTGCTTGGTGGTGAAGGGGAACTTGGCCAGGTCGGCGAGCGTTTTCAGGTCGTCCGGGTGAACACCCTTCTCGTCGAAACTTTTCCGGTAATGCGGCACGTTCTCGTAGGCGTGGCGCACGCTCCACTTCAGGCGTTCGAGCTGCAGGGCACGCAGTTCGTCCTGGCTGGCCTTCTCGATCGGGTCGAGTTGCGGCGGGGCAAAGCTGTTGATCGGCATCGTTCTCGTCTCCTCTACCTTGTCAGCAACCGAGGCGGATTCTGGCGTCCGCCGCTCGGCCGGTTGATTGTCCCTACAGGTCGACCACCGCCCGGCCCTTGAGCCGGTAGGACTTGCCGCGCATCACCGCGATCAGCTCGCCCTTCTGGTTGGTGACGGTAATGTCATACACGCCGGTGCGCCCGGCAACGAAAACTTCCCTGGCCTCCGCGGTCAGCAGATCGCCCGGACGTCCCGGGGCCATGAAGTCCACGCTGATGCCCGAGGCAACCGTCTGTTCGTTGTAGCTGTTGCACGAGAAGGCAAAGGCGGAATCGGCCAGCGTGGTGATGAAGCCGCCGTGGCAGATGCGGAAGCCGTTGAGCATGTCCTCGCGCACCGGCATGGTGATCTTCGCGTAGCCGGGGCCGATGCCGGTGATCTCCATGCCCAGGCCCTGCGAGGCGCGGTCGTTGGCAAACATGCCGTCGCGCACGCGCTCGGCCACGGTCTGCGGGTCCAGCCCTTCGGTGATGTCTCTGTAATTCGCTTCACTCATGGAAGGCGGCTCCGGTAATGGCCTTGCGCTGCAGCAAGGGCGACGTGCGGTAACGGGTGTCGAAGTAGTGCGTGGCAAGGTTGGCGAGCACGCGCACCAGATGGGCCGCGCCCAGCTCGTCCGCCCAGGCCAGCGGCCCCTTGGGGTAGTTGGTGCCGTAGCGCATCGCGGTGTCGATGTCGGCGGCGGAGCCGATGCCGGCCAGCACCGCGTCGGCGGCCTCGTTGGCCAGCATGGCGACGGTGCGCAGGCCGAGCAGGCCGGCGACGTCGTCCAGCCGGCTCACCGCCAGGCCGGCGGCCTGCAGGGTGCCGACCACCGCACGCCAAGCGCCGGTGCCGCACTGGTCGGCCACCGCCAGCGCCAGGCGCGGCGTGGCGGCGTAGTCCAGGCAGAGGTCGAACAGCACCAGGTTGGGCACGCCCTCTTCCGCCGCGCGGCGGGTGGCAGTACGGCCGTCGGACAGCATCAGCCGCGCGCCGCCGATCTCCAGCCAGCCGGCGCCGTGCTCGGACCTGCCCGGCTTGCGCTGCACCTTGATGCCGGCGCTTTCCAGGCGGGCGATCAGGCCGGCGGCCACGCCCAGGTCGCCGACCACGGCCACCGCGGCTTCGCCCTGCTGTGCGGGCTCCGCCGCCGGCTGGGCGCGCTCGGCGCCTTCCGCGTAATCGTAGAAACCACGCCCGCTCTTGCGCCCGAGGCGACCGGCGAGCACCAGCTCCTGCTGGATCAGGCTGGGGGTGAAGCGCTTGTCCTGGAAGTAGGCATCGAACACCGAGGAGGTCACGGCGAAGTTCACGTCGTGGCCGATCAGGTCCATCAGCTCGAAGGGGCCCATCGGGAAGCCGCAGCCTTCGCGCAGCACCGCGTCCAGCGTAGCCACATCGGCCGCGCCTTCGCCCAGCACCCGCAGCGCCTCGGCGTAATAGGGGCGGGCGACGCGATTGACGATGAAGCCGGGGGTGGATCTGGCATGTACCGCGACCTTGCCCCAGGCGCGCGCGGTTGCATGCAGGGTGGCGGCCACCTTCTGATCGGTGGCGAGCCCCGACACCACCTCGACCAGCTTCATCACCGGCGCCGGGTTGAAGAAGTGCAGGCCGGCCACGCGCTCCGGGCGGGCCAGCGGGGCGGCGAGCGCGGTGATCGACAGCGAGGAGGTGTTGCTGGCGAGGATGGCATCGTCGGCCAGCAGGCCTTCCAGTTCGGCGAACAGCGCGCGCTTGACCGCCAGATCCTCGACGATGGCTTCCACCGCCAGCCCGGCGTCGCGCGCGGCGGCCAGTTCGCTCACCGGCAGGACGCGCCCGGCGGCGGCCTGCGCGGCTTCGGCGCTGATGCGGCCCTTGGCGGCCAGCTTGTCGAGCGCCGCCACGATGCCGGCGCGCCCCTTGTCGGCCGCCTCGGCACGGGTGTCATACAGGTAAACGGTATGGCCGGCCACGGCCGCCACCTGGGCGATGCCGCTACCCATGGCACCGGCGCCGACCACCAGCACCTTCACGTTCGAACCCAGCGCGGTCATGCAGAATTCCCTTGTGTCATCGTTCGAGCCCCCCGTAGGAGCGGCCTTGGCCGCGATGCAACGGGTTCGGAGGCCAATCGCCGCAGGATCGCGGCCAAGGCCGCTCCTACTTTCCGGTGAAACGCGGCGCGCGCTTTTCCATGAAGGCGGCCACGCCTTCACGGTAGTCGTCGGATTGGCCGCACACGGTCATCGCCGCGCGCTCCTGGTTGAGCTGCGCCTCGAAATCCTCGGTGGAACTGCCCCAGATCAGGCGCTTGGTCTGCGCATAGCCGAAGGTCGGCCCCTGCGCGAGTGCGGCAGCGACCTGCTGCACGGTGGGCATCAGCGCCTCGTCGTCCACGCACTTCCAGATCAGCCCCCATTGTTCGGCCTGTTCGGCCGGCAGCTTGTCGCCCAGCAGCGCGAGGCCCATGGCACGCGCCGGCCCGAGCAGGCGCGGCAGTATCCAGGTGCCGCCGGTGTCGGGGATCAGCCCGAGCTTGGCGAAGGACTGGATGAAGCTCGCCGAACGCGCGGCGAACACCAGATCGCAGGCCAGCGCGATGTTGGCGCCGGCGCCGGCGGCCACGCCATTGACCGCGGCGATCACCGGCAGGTCGAGCGCACGCAGCGCGAGCACCAGCGGCTTGTAGTTGCGTTCGACCGAAGCGCCCAAGTCCGGGGCCTCGTCGCCGGCGGCCACCGCGCGGTCGGAGAGATCCTGCCCGGCGCAGAAGCCGCGCCCGGCGCCGGTCAGCACCAGCACGCGCACGCTGCCGTCGGCACGCCCGGCGCGCACCGCGGCGAGCGCCTCGCGCACTTCGGCGTGCATCTGGTCGTTGAAGCTGTTGAGGCGGTCCGGGCGGTTCAGCGTGAGGGTGGCTACACCCGCGTCCACGCTGAAGGCTATGGTTTCGAACGACCGGGTCGGGGCGGCGCCGGCAGTGCTCATGGTGTCTCCTCCATCCTTGTGCTTTTGCGTGCGCTGGCGCACGCTGTCTCACTTGTTCGCGGGGCTTTTCGCCCTCTCGCCGGCCATCTGTTTTCGTTGTTTGACCGACCGGTCAATCAATAGTAATCTTGATCCAGATCAAAAAACAAGCACAATTTTTTGCTGCATTGCAGCTTCGACCCATCGCCTGAATGCACGCGGCGCAGCAGACGCCGCCACTGGAGGAGACACCATGGTTCACCCCTTGTTCGACAAGCACCGCGCCACCCTGGATGCGGCCATCAACGCCATCCACACCCGCGGCTACTGGACGCCCTACCCCGAGATGCCCAGCCCCAAGGTTTATGGCGAAACCGCCATGGCCGACGGCAAGTCCGCAGTGGAAGCGCTGGCCGGCCAGGACTTCGTGCTCGACCAGCCCGGCGCCAGCGGCTGGGCCGCGCCGGAGAAAAGCCCCTACGGCGTGAAGCTGGACGTGCGCTACCCGGTGTGCGACGTGGACGCACTGATCGCCGCCGCCCAGGCCGCCATGCCGGGCTGGCGCAAGATCGGCGCCGAAGGCCGCGTCGGGGTGTGCCTGGAGATCCTCGACCGCCTGAACAAGAAGAGCTTTGAAATCGCCCACGCGGTGATGTACACCACCGGCCAGGGCTGGATGATGGCCTTCCAGGCCGGCGGCCCGCACGCGCAGGACCGCGGGCTGGAAGCCGTGGCCTACGCCTGGGACGAGATGAGCCGCATCCCGGCCACCACCATCTGGGAGAAGCCGCAGGGCAAGAACCCCGCGCTGAAGATGCAGAAGCACTACGAAATCGTCGGCCGCGGCGTGGCGCTGGTGGTGGGCTGCGGCACCTTCCCCACCTGGAACACCTACCCCGGCCTGTTCGCCGCGCTGGCCACCGGCAACCCGGTCATCGTCAAGCCGCACAGCAACGCCATCCTGCCCGCCGCCATCACCGTGCGCATCATCCGCGAAGTGCTCGCCGAGCAGGGCCTGGACCCCAACCTGGTCACCCTGGCGGTGGTGGAGAAGCGCGCCGCCACCCAGGCGCTGGCCACCCACCCGGCGGTGAAATCCATCGACTTCACCGGCGGCAACGTCTTCGGCCAGTGGCTGCTGGACAACGCCCGCCAGGCCCAGGTGTATGCCGAACTGGCCGGCGTGAACAACGTGGTCATCGAATCCACCGACAGCTACAAGGCCATGCTGCGCAACCTGGCCTTCACGCTCAGCCTGTACTCCGGCCAGATGTGCACCACCACCCAGGCCATCCTGGTACCGGCCGGCGGCATCGATACCGACCAGGGCCACAAGAGCTATGACGAAGTCGCGGCCGACCTGGGCGCGGCGATCAGCAAGTTCCTGTCCGACCCGGCCGTGGCCACCGCGGTGCTCGGCGCCATCCAGTCCGAAGCCACGCTGGCGCGCATCGAGGAATGCCAGTCCGGCCAGTACGGCAAGGTGGTGCTCGCCTCCTCCAGGATCGAGCACCCCGAGTTCCCCGGCGCCCAGGTACGCACCCCGGTGCTGCTCGCCTGCGACGCCGCCGACGAGGCGAACTACATGGAAGAACGCTTCGGCCCCATCGCCTTCGTGGTCAAGGTCGCCGACGGCGCCGCCGCGGTGGCGCTCTCCGAGCGCATGGTGCGCGAACACGGCGCGCTCACCGTAGGCGTGTACTCGACCCGCCCCGAGATCCTCGACGCCATGACCGAAGCCACCCTCAACGCCGGCGTCGCGCTGTCGATCAACCTCACCGGCGGGGTGTTCGTGAACCAGTCCGCGGCCTTCTCCGACTACCACGGCGTAGGCATGAACCCGGCCGCCAACGCCGCCTACTCGGACGCCGCCTTCGTCGCCAACCGCTTCCGCGTGGTGCAACGCCGCTATCACGTCGAGTAAGCTCGTTAGCAGGTCCCTTCCCTTCAAGGGAGGGCGCAGGTAGGTTTGCTCCCGCAGCCCATTACTTGCGTTCCTCCCCCTTCAAGGGGGAGGACAGGAGGGGGATGGGTTTCCAGCCGGCGAAACGGACATTCCCCGACGCCTCGTCAAAACCCATCCCCACCCTGACAGCCGTAGCCCGGATGAAGCGCAGCGCAATCCGGGACTCAACCGCCTCTGTCACCCATGCCCCCGGATTCCGGCCTGCGGCCTACATCCGGGCTACGAAGGAATCCACCCCATGCCCTGCTACGAAATCGACGGCCTGCGCCCGGTCATCCACCCGGACGCCTTCGTCCACCCCGACGCCGTACTGATCGGCGACGTCATCGTCGGCCCGCGCTGCTACGTCGCCCCGCTCGCCTCCCTGCGCGGCGACTTCGGCCGCATCGTGCTGGAAGAAGGCAGCAACATCCAGGACACCTGCGTGATGCACGGCTTCCCCGGCACCGACACCGTCATCGAACAGGACGGCCACGTCGGCCACGGCGCCGTGCT contains:
- the paaI gene encoding hydroxyphenylacetyl-CoA thioesterase PaaI; protein product: MSEANYRDITEGLDPQTVAERVRDGMFANDRASQGLGMEITGIGPGYAKITMPVREDMLNGFRICHGGFITTLADSAFAFSCNSYNEQTVASGISVDFMAPGRPGDLLTAEAREVFVAGRTGVYDITVTNQKGELIAVMRGKSYRLKGRAVVDL
- the paaA gene encoding 1,2-phenylacetyl-CoA epoxidase subunit PaaA: MYTQALDIPQPKGEPKGPRVVENAEYQAEFDARIDAGGFIEAKDWMPEAYRKTLVRQISQHAHSEIVGMLPEGNWITRAPSLKRKAILLAKVQDEGGHGLYLYAAAETLGVSRDELYEALLDGRAKYSSIFNYPTLTWADIGVIGWLVDGAAIMNQIPLCKCSYGPYSRAMVRICKEESFHQRQGYDLLLQMMQGTPEQREMVQDAVNRWWWPSIMMFGPHDKDSQHSETSMRWGIKRISNDDLRQKFVDATVKQAEVLGITLPDPDLKWNEARGHYDFGAIDWDEFWSTVNGHGQCNVDRIAARRKAWEEGAWVREAALEHARKQAVREKAAA
- the paaH gene encoding 3-hydroxyacyl-CoA dehydrogenase PaaH translates to MTALGSNVKVLVVGAGAMGSGIAQVAAVAGHTVYLYDTRAEAADKGRAGIVAALDKLAAKGRISAEAAQAAAGRVLPVSELAAARDAGLAVEAIVEDLAVKRALFAELEGLLADDAILASNTSSLSITALAAPLARPERVAGLHFFNPAPVMKLVEVVSGLATDQKVAATLHATARAWGKVAVHARSTPGFIVNRVARPYYAEALRVLGEGAADVATLDAVLREGCGFPMGPFELMDLIGHDVNFAVTSSVFDAYFQDKRFTPSLIQQELVLAGRLGRKSGRGFYDYAEGAERAQPAAEPAQQGEAAVAVVGDLGVAAGLIARLESAGIKVQRKPGRSEHGAGWLEIGGARLMLSDGRTATRRAAEEGVPNLVLFDLCLDYAATPRLALAVADQCGTGAWRAVVGTLQAAGLAVSRLDDVAGLLGLRTVAMLANEAADAVLAGIGSAADIDTAMRYGTNYPKGPLAWADELGAAHLVRVLANLATHYFDTRYRTSPLLQRKAITGAAFHE
- the paaG gene encoding 2-(1,2-epoxy-1,2-dihydrophenyl)acetyl-CoA isomerase PaaG, which produces MSTAGAAPTRSFETIAFSVDAGVATLTLNRPDRLNSFNDQMHAEVREALAAVRAGRADGSVRVLVLTGAGRGFCAGQDLSDRAVAAGDEAPDLGASVERNYKPLVLALRALDLPVIAAVNGVAAGAGANIALACDLVFAARSASFIQSFAKLGLIPDTGGTWILPRLLGPARAMGLALLGDKLPAEQAEQWGLIWKCVDDEALMPTVQQVAAALAQGPTFGYAQTKRLIWGSSTEDFEAQLNQERAAMTVCGQSDDYREGVAAFMEKRAPRFTGK
- the paaN gene encoding phenylacetic acid degradation protein PaaN — its product is MVHPLFDKHRATLDAAINAIHTRGYWTPYPEMPSPKVYGETAMADGKSAVEALAGQDFVLDQPGASGWAAPEKSPYGVKLDVRYPVCDVDALIAAAQAAMPGWRKIGAEGRVGVCLEILDRLNKKSFEIAHAVMYTTGQGWMMAFQAGGPHAQDRGLEAVAYAWDEMSRIPATTIWEKPQGKNPALKMQKHYEIVGRGVALVVGCGTFPTWNTYPGLFAALATGNPVIVKPHSNAILPAAITVRIIREVLAEQGLDPNLVTLAVVEKRAATQALATHPAVKSIDFTGGNVFGQWLLDNARQAQVYAELAGVNNVVIESTDSYKAMLRNLAFTLSLYSGQMCTTTQAILVPAGGIDTDQGHKSYDEVAADLGAAISKFLSDPAVATAVLGAIQSEATLARIEECQSGQYGKVVLASSRIEHPEFPGAQVRTPVLLACDAADEANYMEERFGPIAFVVKVADGAAAVALSERMVREHGALTVGVYSTRPEILDAMTEATLNAGVALSINLTGGVFVNQSAAFSDYHGVGMNPAANAAYSDAAFVANRFRVVQRRYHVE
- the paaK gene encoding phenylacetate--CoA ligase PaaK, with amino-acid sequence MPINSFAPPQLDPIEKASQDELRALQLERLKWSVRHAYENVPHYRKSFDEKGVHPDDLKTLADLAKFPFTTKHDLRDNYPFGMFAVPMEKIARVHASSGTTGKPTVVGYTLKDIDTWASVVARSIRASGGRPGDMVHVSYGYGLFTGGLGAHYGAEKLGCTVVPMSGGQTEKQIQVIQDFKPKIIMVTPSYMLTILDEMERMGIDPKSTSLKIGIFGAEPWTPAMRLAMEERSGMDAVDIYGLSEVIGPGVANECVETKDGPTIWEDHFYPEIINPETGEVVADGEEGELVFTSLTKEAMPVIRYRTRDLTRLLPPTARSMRRMAKITGRSDDMLIIRGVNVFPTQIEELICKIPKLAPHYLLEVDKQGHMDTLTVKVEINPEAGVGRHPEQKEALAKELTHHIKSLIGVSAKVQVGEPFSIERVTIGKAKRVIDRRPKA